The following is a genomic window from Candidatus Aminicenantes bacterium.
CAGGCCGTCCAGGAAGCCCGCGGCCTTGGGGACGTCGAGGGGGGGCATGGCGAAAGCCCGCTTGCCCTTATCGCTGATTTCGAAGATGAGCGGTTCGCGGATCATCGGAGGACCTCCTCGAGGGCGGCGGCCAGGCGGTCGATCGAGGCCTTGGTCGCCGTCTCGGTCACGGCCGTGAGCAAGGCGTTGGGCAGGCCCGGCTCGAAGGGGCCGAGCGGCAGGCCGCCCAGGATGCCCTTGGCCTTGAGGGCGGCGGCCACCGCGGCGGCCGGTTTGGGCAGGTCCAGGACGAACTCGTTGAAGAAGGCGCCGCTGAAGCGGAGCTTGACGCCCGGCACCTTGGCCAGGACGCCGGCGGCGTAGCGGGCCTTGTGCATGTTTTGGAGGGCCATCTCGCGCAGACCGTCATGGCCCAGGGTCTCCAGGAACATCGTCGCCCGCAGGGCGCACCAGGCTTGGTTGGTGCAGATGTTGGAGGTAGCCTTCTCCCGCCGGATGTGCTGCTCGCGGGTGGACAGGGTCAGGACGAAGCCGCGCTTGCCGTCCACGTCCTTGGTCATGCCGGCGATGCGGCCGGGCAATTGGCGAAGGAACTCTTTGGCACAGGCCATGAAGCCCAGGTAGGGACCGCCGAAGGCCGGCGGCAAGCCGAACGACTGAGCTTCGCCGCAAACGATGTCGGCGCCCTGCTTGGCGGGAGCTTCCAGGACGCCCAGCGACAAGGCCTCGGCCGCAACGGCCACACAGAGCCCCTTGTGGGCGTGGACGATCTCGGCGCAGGCTTTAAGGTCCTCGACGACGCCGAAAAAGTTCGGCGATTGGACGAGAAGCCCGGCTACGTCGGGGCCCATCTTCTTGCGCAGCTCGGCCGACTTGAGGCCGCCGCAGTCGCCGTAGCCGACTTCCTCGATGACGAGGCCGACGTTTTGGGTATAAGTGCGGATGGTCTCGCGGTACTGGGGGTGCAGGGAGCGGGCCACCAGGATTCGCTTGCGGCCGGTCAGACGGTGAGCCATCAGCACGGCCTCGGCCGAGGCCATGGCCCCATCGTAGAGCGAGGCGTTGGAGACGTCCATCCCGGTGAGCTGGCAGATGAGCGTCTGGTACTCGAAGATGACCTGCAAGGTGCCCTGGGCGACTTCGGGCTGGTAGGGCGTATAAGGGGTGACGAACTCGGTCCGGGAGCTCAGGTTGTCTACGACGGAAGGGATGTAATGGTCGTAGACGCCGGCCCCCAGAAACGACTCGTACTCGCCATAGGTGTTCTTGGCCGCGATCGCGGTCATGTGCCGGTCGAGCTCCGGCTCGGCCATGGCCGGGGGCAGATCGAGGAGCCTCTTCAGCCGGACCCCCTCAGGGATGCAGCGGAAAAGGTCGCCCGGCGCCTCGACGCCGATTCGGGCGAGCATCTCCCGCTTATCTTTGTCGCTGAGAGCGATATAGCTCATGGCCGCCTCAATGGGCCAGGCCTTCCAGGTACTTCTCGTAATCGGCCGCCTTCATCAGGGCATTGAGGTCGGACTTGGCCGCCATCTTCAGCCGGATGATCCAGCCCTTGCCGTGCGGGTCCTGGTTGACCGCTTCGGGGACGTTGCCGAGCTCGGTGTTGATCGCCGTGACTTCGCCGGAAATGGGCGCGAAGACTTCGGACACGGCCTTGACCGATTCGATCGAGCCGATCGTCTGATGGACGGCCAGGATCTTGCCGATCTCGGGCAGCTCGACGAAGACGACGTCGCCGAGCTGTTTCTGGGCGAAGTCGCTGATGCCGATCGTGGCCGTGTCGCCGTCGACCGCCACCCACTCGTGATCCTTGGTGAAATAAAAGTTCTGGGGATACATGCCGGTCCTCCTTTGGGGATATCAGTAATCGCGCTTGTAGAACGGCGTCGGAACGACGACCGCCTTGACCCGCTTGTCGCGGATGCCGATCTCGAAGGTGGTGCCGATCGCGGTCTTGGCGATCGGCAGATAGGTCAAGCCGATGCTCTTCTTGAACAGCGGCGAGAAGGTGCCCGAGGCGACCTGGCCGTAGGGCCGGCCGTCGACAAAGACGGGATAGTGAGGCCGGGCGATGCCCTTGTCGACCAGCTCGAACCCGACCCACTTGCGGGTGATCCCCTGCTCGTTCTGGCGGACGATCACGTCGCGGCCGAGGAAGTCGCCCTTCTTGAACTTGACGATCCATTTGAAGTCGCATTCGAGCGGTGTGGTCATATCGTCGATGTCGTTGCCATAGAGGGGGAGCTTGGATTCCAGGCGCAGGGTGTCGCGAGCGCCCAGCCCGACGGGCTGC
Proteins encoded in this region:
- the gcvPA gene encoding aminomethyl-transferring glycine dehydrogenase subunit GcvPA produces the protein MSYIALSDKDKREMLARIGVEAPGDLFRCIPEGVRLKRLLDLPPAMAEPELDRHMTAIAAKNTYGEYESFLGAGVYDHYIPSVVDNLSSRTEFVTPYTPYQPEVAQGTLQVIFEYQTLICQLTGMDVSNASLYDGAMASAEAVLMAHRLTGRKRILVARSLHPQYRETIRTYTQNVGLVIEEVGYGDCGGLKSAELRKKMGPDVAGLLVQSPNFFGVVEDLKACAEIVHAHKGLCVAVAAEALSLGVLEAPAKQGADIVCGEAQSFGLPPAFGGPYLGFMACAKEFLRQLPGRIAGMTKDVDGKRGFVLTLSTREQHIRREKATSNICTNQAWCALRATMFLETLGHDGLREMALQNMHKARYAAGVLAKVPGVKLRFSGAFFNEFVLDLPKPAAAVAAALKAKGILGGLPLGPFEPGLPNALLTAVTETATKASIDRLAAALEEVLR
- the gcvH gene encoding glycine cleavage system protein GcvH, whose translation is MYPQNFYFTKDHEWVAVDGDTATIGISDFAQKQLGDVVFVELPEIGKILAVHQTIGSIESVKAVSEVFAPISGEVTAINTELGNVPEAVNQDPHGKGWIIRLKMAAKSDLNALMKAADYEKYLEGLAH